In the genome of Deltaproteobacteria bacterium, the window CGACGCTGTTGAGCGCCGCCACCACGGCAAGCCAGTAGACCCCCCGGTTGATGACCTCGGCGAAGAGGTAGACCTTCCCGATGAACCCGGAGAATGGGGGGATGCCCGTCAGCGCGAACAGGAAGATGGCGAGAGCCACGGCTGCGAAGGGCGCCCGGCTCCCGAGCCCCGAATAATCGGAGATGTCCTCGCTCCTTGTGCCGTTGGCGACAAGGATCACGACGTAAAAAGCGCCGAGATTCATGAAGAGGTACACGACGAGATAGAACAGGATCGCCTTGAGGCCCATCGGCGTGAGAAGGACGAACCCCATCAGCATGTACCCGGCATGGGCGATCGAAGAGTAGGCCAAAAGCCTTTTTACGTTCTTCTGGTTGATGGCGACCAGGTTCCCGACCGACATCGTCACCGCGGAAAGGACGGCGAAGAGAAGCGTCCAATCCACGCGTGAGGAAACCTTCCACGCACCCGCCGCCGCGTCGGGGGAGGCGAAGACGGTGTAGAAGAAGCGGACGAGTACCGCGAACCCCGCCGCCTTCGGCCCGACTGAAAGGAAAGCGGTGACCGGCGTCGGCGACCCTTCGTACACGTCGGGGCTCCACATGTGGAACGGGACCGCAGCGATCTTGTAACCGAACCCGACCGTCACCATAATTGCTGCGAGAAGGATCGGCAATGGGGCATCCGCCGTCGCCAGCGTCCGGCCGATCTCACCGATCTGGGTGGTGCCCGTCAGCCCGTACAGC includes:
- a CDS encoding NADH-quinone oxidoreductase subunit N; this translates as MGNFASLVHFLPEFAVTTTILLLVVVHVAGKNKQSAVPALLSLSGVGAALLLSAIQPASESMPLFEGMVALDSFSVFFKVLTALVTIIVIFMSMDCSELSGRSQAEYYIFLLSVLLGMFLLTASTDIVMLYLALELVSIPSYLLAGYIKGRETSTEAAMKYVVFGATASGVMIYGFSLLYGLTGTTQIGEIGRTLATADAPLPILLAAIMVTVGFGYKIAAVPFHMWSPDVYEGSPTPVTAFLSVGPKAAGFAVLVRFFYTVFASPDAAAGAWKVSSRVDWTLLFAVLSAVTMSVGNLVAINQKNVKRLLAYSSIAHAGYMLMGFVLLTPMGLKAILFYLVVYLFMNLGAFYVVILVANGTRSEDISDYSGLGSRAPFAAVALAIFLFALTGIPPFSGFIGKVYLFAEVINRGVYWLAVVAALNSVVSLYYYARIVKVMFLEDPKDKAELPVAMFPRALLCLLAVPTLLLGIYWEPVARVAANSVKLLAF